DNA from Electrophorus electricus isolate fEleEle1 chromosome 5, fEleEle1.pri, whole genome shotgun sequence:
ATCTTGGTGTCTGAGCAGACCGCATCCTCTGTGGATCTGACCTTGACGGTCTGCCTCGCAATGTTGGGGATGGGTGCTCTGAACTGTCTAATTCATCAACTTGAGCATTGGGGTATGCCGGTGTTCCCATAAGATTGTCCCATGGCATCTGTCGGAGATGCGTGCTGGAACCTAACGCAGGGTCAGGGCTTCTGGAACGCCTGCGGTTTTGGCGTCTGTGACGGGGCACAGACTGAGCATATGCAGGGTCATTTATATGGCGATCTAGTCCCTGGTTATTGGGGTATGAGCGGTCAGTCCGAACAAGATTACTGGGTTCTTGAGCTCCATTTCCCAAGGCTCTCTCAGATGCAGACTGGGCTGTATTACCAGTGTTTTCTGTCCGAGTTTGAACATTGGGGTATGCTTGCTGGCACATATTGCTTTGCTGATTATAATGTCTAGGATTCTGGTCCGGCTGGCCTGGGGATGGATGAGAAGTGCTGAGGTTGACATGCAGAGTGCGGGGTTGCACCGTGCTGCTGTGTTGCTGCTCGTGTGCCAGAGAGCTGAGGTTCATTAGAACAGTGTGAGCTCCTGGCTCAGTATGGCCCGTTTGTATGAGGATATCTGGATTCTCTCGGCCCGACTGGGGAAAGGCGCTGGAGTTGTGCTGACCGTGCCTTGGTGGGGCGGGCTGGTCACCATTCCGAGGCATCCCAGAAGTGACAATTCTATTTGGCGAAGCCGCAAGAACCTGTGAATAGGGAGAAAGTCAAACTCGCAAGCCACTACAGGGAGTACCAATGGTAAAAAGGTCTGAGTGTATGTTTCTCTTACAGGTGGATTATTGTTCAAGTTTGTCTTCTGAACTCCAGTGACATCCCGGAGTCTCTGATCAACTGCAACAGATGAAACTAATCAGTCTGAAATcacacaaaacagcatgtgtACAATACTGCCAAGACACTATATAGAAAATATGAGCTTTACCATGTCGCTGGCGTAGTATCAGCACAATGGCAATGATTATTAATACGAGAGCAACAAAGCAGCCAACGACAATTCCTGCAACTGCCCCTGCACTGAGACATGTTCCTGAAAGGGGACAGGAATGAGGgattttttggtgtgtgtttaagtgcaTGTTTGGAAGACAAAGGCTGAAATAACCACCTTTAATAATCTTGCAACAGAACACCAGAGAGTGACAGGCCAAAGACGGGCGATGTGGAGCAACAATGGAAGGAATGAAGATGAGTGAGGAAAAAGAATAGCAGATAAATGAGAAGCATGATTCCACAGAAGACCGAAGCATCAGGAGATACAGCCCAGTGCTGGCCAGAACTCACCCACAACAGTGACCGTCAGCTGCTGCTGTGACATGCCCATTGTGATGCCGTTATGTGCCATGCATACGTACTGCCCACTCTGGTTGGTGGAGAAAACCTGCAAATTCAGCGTGCCACCATCTGTTTGGCTAGTTGTCAATGGCATGCTGCCATATTGCCATGAGAGCTTGGCAGGgggcagagacacagacatgcatgcgaGTTGGATTGTCTGGCCCACTGTAGCATCACCTCCACCTACACACCCTAAAGATGTCTTTGTCACCTGGGGGGTGTCCGGACCATCTGGGGTACACACAATCAATTGGtgaatgttattgtgtgtgtgtgtgtgtgtgtgtgtgtgtgtgtgtgtgtgtgtgtgtgtgtgtgtgcgcgtgcacacgcatgtgtgtgcagtacaaTAGAATCTGAGAATGCTTAAGGTCACAAATTCACTTCATAACAATGTTAATATTTCTAacatcaaacaaaaagacaCCATTACACAAATGAGACCTGGCCCCCCATTCCAGCCCCCTCACTGTTAACTACAATAGCATTTTAAGCCACTTATCCCGACACCTGGAGCGACGACGCACTCACAGTACACGGTGAGGGTTGCCGTCGCCGTCTGCGCACTGACGGGATTGCTGACAGTACAGCTGTACAGCCCAGCATCACTCCTGCTGGCTGGGCTGAGGATGAGAGAGCCAGCATTGATGATGATATGAGGGTCCGAGGGGAGGCTGGAGCCGCCCTTGCTCCACGCCACGCTGGTGTTCGACCCTGTGGCCCAGGTGCAGAGTAGGGACACGTTTCTGCCCTCTATGGCCACAGAGGGCACAGTCAGATTCACTTGAGTCACAGCGTCTGAAGGGTCATCACACAGAAATAGAGGGAGAGTCAGAAGAGGTGATTTAGACATGTGGCCTCTGTCTGGCAGCTCTGCCACTACTGCCGTACAGAGCAAGAAACCTGCTGTATCCAGCAGATATATTTGATATGTCTACTTTTTGCTGAGTTgttctttttattgttgttgtttttttatacagACTAATTGGTTTCACAGAGGTTCATTTCCAAAAAACTAATTTAGAAACTATTGTAACTTGCAACACCAAAGACctttttaatgaatataatgACAAGCCTACTAAAATGTTTGGGATTTTAACATGTTCTCTAACGTGACATCTAGTTCTGAAACTGCTATTGTATTGCTAGGTAGTTTCTGAGCTTTATCCTAgtacttttatctttttttcctttttggacTTGAGCTTAGAAAATATATTAAGCTAATCTATTATTACATAATATCAATGACTGTTATCTTGTTTCTGCGCAACTCtatctaaaataaatgttctccACCATGACTGTTTAAAACACCCATCAGAGCTACCTTTTTACTGCAGTAGGGACAGTGCACCAAGACTTAAGCCTGTGCTTTGACTTGGAACGTTTAATACTAAGGGACATGTCTTCATTCCTAAACCAaacactacatctacagtaAATATACATGTAGCCCTGTGGGGaccagaaagtgtgtgtgtgtgtgtgtgtgtgtgtgtgtgtgaagtaagtaagtatatgtatatattccTTTATTTTCTTCTCGTTGTTTGATGGAGAAACGGTGAAATTGTCTacagtttttcatttgtataCTTGATTTAGGAGCGTTATTGGTGTGTTACTTTGTCATTGAACGTTAGGATTAGCCAATCAGGGGATTGGGGAAGGAAGGAAAAATGAGAGTGCAAAAAGAGACGAAAAAGGAGAGTGGGTAGACAAAGTTTGCAAGCAGGCTATAACGTGGAAAATGCTGTAGATGTCGCAAATGTAGGGTGGAACTGGTTGGTCAGGGAGAGAGTCTTGTTCACCCACTGCTGAGGACACTGGAGAGCCAAAGAATACTTCAGCGCAGAGTATCACGTTCAGCGAGTGGCTCCGGCTGAGGGCTGATCAGCGCTCAGAGGTCACTGCACAGGCTAGTTAGCTAGGTGGCgtagtagctagctaggtcGTGTGGGAAACGACGAAAGAGACGCGGATATCTGGACCGAGGTCGGAGATTTCAGAGACATTCATCTTTCGTTCGAACACACTTAAGCACCCTACGCACCCTTGAGCTGGATTCCCCAGTCCTCTGCAAGCGGTACCGAGTGAGTTATAGcaaattgtttgtgttgctcCGTGAGGAGTGAAGTGGacattttagttttctttccGGCCTCTACGCACCCAAGCAACGCGGGACAAACGAATACACTACCGGCCAGAGTTTATTCATGATATCCctttatattaacattttcCTGTTCCTTTCCCCAACGGTAGAGGTGGGCCCAGACTTCGTAGACATATATGATTTCAATGTTCTAATCTATTTTTGGGAGACGCACTGCTTAAGTGTATGCCTagggttgtgttttttgtttttttcccgaTTTCCTTGGTTGAAATGCGAATTCTCACGAATGTCTTTTTGCTAAAgaatatgtgttttaaacagtaaataagTTTGTTGTTGAAAAAAGTACTAATCCCTTTCCCGTTTGATTTTATTGTGTGAGACATCTTGCTGGATGTCTGTTTAATGTGTTCAGGGGAGAGTTTTACTAAAGCTTGGACTGTGAGGGGAAACGAGATAATTAGATAGGCCTAATGACTAGTAGACTATAGTAGAACCACATTAACCCAAGTAGACAGGAGAGCCTAGCCTTCATAATCATCATAAATAGTTGCGCAGAGGAAAACAAACTCACCTTACCTACAAGGCAGTAGGGGACGCAACATACGAAATGTGCGCAACtcacatttgaatgttttccatATCTAATGCACTTGATGATTCACAGAACTCTTAGCTAGCCCATCAATATAACCATTGAGGGAGTGTTACTGTGCACATCTTACCAAACACATTCAAGGTCACTGAGAGAGAGCTGGTAGTGAGTCCAGTGGCAGCGGACGGTATCACGTTGACTGTGTAGTTTCCAGCATCGATGAGCTGGCAAGCACTGATCGTGAGCTGGGTGGCGGTGATGAAGATTCTGCCCTGGTATTGAGGTACTGGGTTGAGTTCAGCATGGCCGCCAATCCATAGTCCCAGGGTACTCCCTCCTGGAGACAGCCATGAGATGGAGAACGTGTCCGTGATGGTCTGTAGGACGAAGATGGCATTTCTTCCTGAGGCCACCTGCACAGGGGACACCTGAAACTGTATCGGCACCGGGCCCTGAGGTGCTGTGGTCCATGGAAGTACTGCTGAAAAGAAgttgaatgaagaagaaaaatagaAAGACCAACAGCTTATGATTTGTTTTCTG
Protein-coding regions in this window:
- the si:dkeyp-97a10.3 gene encoding uncharacterized protein si:dkeyp-97a10.3 isoform X2, giving the protein MNILLHPAVGVVLTVLPWTTAPQGPVPIQFQVSPVQVASGRNAIFVLQTITDTFSISWLSPGGSTLGLWIGGHAELNPVPQYQGRIFITATQLTISACQLIDAGNYTVNVIPSAATGLTTSSLSVTLNVFDAVTQVNLTVPSVAIEGRNVSLLCTWATGSNTSVAWSKGGSSLPSDPHIIINAGSLILSPASRSDAGLYSCTVSNPVSAQTATATLTVYYGPDTPQVTKTSLGCVGGGDATVGQTIQLACMSVSLPPAKLSWQYGSMPLTTSQTDGGTLNLQVFSTNQSGQYVCMAHNGITMGMSQQQLTVTVVVDQRLRDVTGVQKTNLNNNPPVLAASPNRIVTSGMPRNGDQPAPPRHGQHNSSAFPQSGRENPDILIQTGHTEPGAHTVLMNLSSLAHEQQHSSTVQPRTLHVNLSTSHPSPGQPDQNPRHYNQQSNMCQQAYPNVQTRTENTGNTAQSASERALGNGAQEPSNLVRTDRSYPNNQGLDRHINDPAYAQSVPRHRRQNRRRSRSPDPALGSSTHLRQMPWDNLMGTPAYPNAQVDELDSSEHPSPTLRGRPSRSDPQRMRSAQTPRWRSPEDKHMRTASQDPGGQFQRQEAQHHSRTDLNVPRQSTQPNINSQVPTDCQNPTIQAHGTQARAVPQNHTTHTRTAQHIHMIGQTRQDERHAIPYTVNIPHTVPLTQAALELHTSQTPSPLASRIQQTPVVLPTPRPNHSHPTAQLNRQGRRPPTPPPVLRPAAFQTLPRKHLEQSHMAQPARKPDVHRHMGDHHGNPQRRPGNHHVHASRNPPHMNQQFHRSRPRL
- the si:dkeyp-97a10.3 gene encoding uncharacterized protein si:dkeyp-97a10.3 isoform X1, whose protein sequence is MNILLHPAVGVVLTVLPWTTAPQGPVPIQFQVSPVQVASGRNAIFVLQTITDTFSISWLSPGGSTLGLWIGGHAELNPVPQYQGRIFITATQLTISACQLIDAGNYTVNVIPSAATGLTTSSLSVTLNVFDAVTQVNLTVPSVAIEGRNVSLLCTWATGSNTSVAWSKGGSSLPSDPHIIINAGSLILSPASRSDAGLYSCTVSNPVSAQTATATLTVYYGPDTPQVTKTSLGCVGGGDATVGQTIQLACMSVSLPPAKLSWQYGSMPLTTSQTDGGTLNLQVFSTNQSGQYVCMAHNGITMGMSQQQLTVTVVGTCLSAGAVAGIVVGCFVALVLIIIAIVLILRQRHVDQRLRDVTGVQKTNLNNNPPVLAASPNRIVTSGMPRNGDQPAPPRHGQHNSSAFPQSGRENPDILIQTGHTEPGAHTVLMNLSSLAHEQQHSSTVQPRTLHVNLSTSHPSPGQPDQNPRHYNQQSNMCQQAYPNVQTRTENTGNTAQSASERALGNGAQEPSNLVRTDRSYPNNQGLDRHINDPAYAQSVPRHRRQNRRRSRSPDPALGSSTHLRQMPWDNLMGTPAYPNAQVDELDSSEHPSPTLRGRPSRSDPQRMRSAQTPRWRSPEDKHMRTASQDPGGQFQRQEAQHHSRTDLNVPRQSTQPNINSQVPTDCQNPTIQAHGTQARAVPQNHTTHTRTAQHIHMIGQTRQDERHAIPYTVNIPHTVPLTQAALELHTSQTPSPLASRIQQTPVVLPTPRPNHSHPTAQLNRQGRRPPTPPPVLRPAAFQTLPRKHLEQSHMAQPARKPDVHRHMGDHHGNPQRRPGNHHVHASRNPPHMNQQFHRSRPRL
- the si:dkeyp-97a10.3 gene encoding uncharacterized protein si:dkeyp-97a10.3 isoform X3 codes for the protein MNILLHPAVGVVLTVLPWTTAPQGPVPIQFQVSPVQVASGRNAIFVLQTITDTFSISWLSPGGSTLGLWIGGHAELNPVPQYQGRIFITATQLTISACQLIDAGNYTVNVIPSAATGLTTSSLSVTLNVFDAVTQVNLTVPSVAIEGRNVSLLCTWATGSNTSVAWSKGGSSLPSDPHIIINAGSLILSPASRSDAGLYSCTVSNPVSAQTATATLTVYFDQRLRDVTGVQKTNLNNNPPVLAASPNRIVTSGMPRNGDQPAPPRHGQHNSSAFPQSGRENPDILIQTGHTEPGAHTVLMNLSSLAHEQQHSSTVQPRTLHVNLSTSHPSPGQPDQNPRHYNQQSNMCQQAYPNVQTRTENTGNTAQSASERALGNGAQEPSNLVRTDRSYPNNQGLDRHINDPAYAQSVPRHRRQNRRRSRSPDPALGSSTHLRQMPWDNLMGTPAYPNAQVDELDSSEHPSPTLRGRPSRSDPQRMRSAQTPRWRSPEDKHMRTASQDPGGQFQRQEAQHHSRTDLNVPRQSTQPNINSQVPTDCQNPTIQAHGTQARAVPQNHTTHTRTAQHIHMIGQTRQDERHAIPYTVNIPHTVPLTQAALELHTSQTPSPLASRIQQTPVVLPTPRPNHSHPTAQLNRQGRRPPTPPPVLRPAAFQTLPRKHLEQSHMAQPARKPDVHRHMGDHHGNPQRRPGNHHVHASRNPPHMNQQFHRSRPRL